One window of the Amycolatopsis mediterranei genome contains the following:
- a CDS encoding TetR/AcrR family transcriptional regulator, whose amino-acid sequence MSAVPGRSERLSPNQLAKQEQIVEAARVVLARDGLAGCTVRAIADAGPLTKSAIHYYFADIDVLIDRAMAAHITAFAAGLREVAAKHDEPRERLFAVLEEYLSVFAANPNAAFLWFEYWIAAGRAQHPQAIDVMLTSLTELLAELLAPLDVDDPRARARALLSYLLGTVVQQRVRPRPFATLRADIEALCFANYG is encoded by the coding sequence GTGAGCGCAGTCCCCGGCCGCAGCGAGCGGCTCTCGCCGAACCAGCTGGCCAAGCAGGAACAGATCGTCGAGGCCGCCCGCGTCGTCCTCGCCCGCGACGGGCTCGCCGGGTGCACCGTCCGGGCCATCGCCGACGCCGGCCCGCTCACCAAGAGCGCGATCCACTACTACTTCGCCGACATCGACGTCCTCATCGACCGGGCGATGGCCGCCCACATCACCGCCTTCGCCGCGGGCCTGCGCGAGGTCGCCGCGAAGCACGACGAACCCCGCGAGCGGCTCTTCGCCGTCCTCGAGGAGTACCTGAGCGTCTTCGCCGCGAACCCGAACGCCGCCTTCCTCTGGTTCGAGTACTGGATCGCCGCCGGGCGGGCGCAGCACCCGCAGGCCATCGACGTCATGCTCACCTCGCTCACGGAACTGCTCGCCGAGCTCCTCGCCCCGCTCGACGTCGACGACCCGCGCGCCCGGGCCCGCGCCCTGCTGTCGTACCTGCTGGGCACGGTCGTCCAGCAACGGGTCCGCCCGCGGCCGTTCGCCACGCTGCGGGCCGACATCGAGGCGCTCTGCTTCGCGAACTACGGGTAG